The following are encoded together in the Geobacter sulfurreducens PCA genome:
- the rpoH gene encoding RNA polymerase sigma factor RpoH — MSMSLPVVADSLTVYLREIRKFPVLTPEEEYRFAVKFYEDKDLEAAHSLITSNLRFVVKIAAEYRSYGLKMLDLIQEGNVGLMMAVRKFNPYKGIRLISYAVWWIRAYIQNHIISAWSLLKIGTTQAQKKLFFKLNQAKNAIKGLTGTDDIEATATSLHVKESEVLEMDQRMRGDFYLDAEIKNGDGLTILETLADERQNQEDTLAELQESELLKQHIAGALGKLNEKERFIVEQRVTADTPLTLQEIADRFSISRERVRQIEEAALRKIKSYLIPIIAETRPV, encoded by the coding sequence ATGTCGATGAGCTTACCTGTTGTAGCGGATAGCCTTACCGTCTACCTGAGAGAAATCAGAAAATTTCCCGTCCTCACTCCTGAGGAGGAATACCGGTTTGCTGTTAAATTTTACGAGGACAAGGACCTGGAAGCGGCCCACTCTCTCATCACTTCGAATCTTAGATTCGTTGTCAAGATCGCAGCCGAGTATCGTTCCTATGGACTGAAAATGCTCGATCTCATTCAGGAAGGCAACGTCGGTCTGATGATGGCAGTACGTAAATTTAATCCCTACAAAGGGATACGTCTTATCTCCTATGCGGTCTGGTGGATCCGCGCATATATACAAAACCATATCATATCGGCATGGAGCCTCCTGAAGATAGGCACCACCCAGGCGCAGAAGAAGCTGTTCTTCAAGCTGAATCAAGCAAAAAACGCGATCAAAGGGCTCACGGGCACCGACGACATCGAAGCAACAGCGACCTCGCTCCACGTGAAAGAGTCCGAGGTCCTCGAAATGGACCAGCGGATGCGCGGTGACTTCTACCTCGACGCAGAAATCAAGAATGGCGACGGACTCACCATCCTGGAAACACTGGCTGACGAGCGGCAAAACCAAGAGGACACTCTGGCAGAACTCCAAGAGTCCGAGTTGCTCAAGCAGCATATCGCCGGTGCTCTCGGCAAACTTAACGAGAAGGAGCGTTTTATCGTCGAGCAGCGCGTGACAGCCGATACTCCGCTCACCCTTCAGGAGATCGCCGATCGATTCTCGATCTCCCGCGAACGTGTGCGCCAAATTGAAGAGGCTGCTCTCCGTAAAATTAAATCATATCTTATCCCCATTATTGCAGAGACGCGACCGGTCTGA
- a CDS encoding HesA/MoeB/ThiF family protein encodes MLTSDQQERYARHLILEGVGPEGQEKLLNGKVLVIGAGGLGSPAAFYLAAAGVGTIGIADSDRIELSNLQRQIIHSTAGIGRLKVESAREAMCELNPDVQVRTYPVRVDDAILPTILADYDFVIDATDNFASKFLINDACVRAGKSFSHGGILRYAGQTMTVHPHRSACYRCLFEEEPSSEIATSCSRAGVMGVLPGVIGSLQATEALKHVMGVGELLTGRMLTYDSLALRFREVAVGRRRGCGACGQ; translated from the coding sequence ATGCTTACAAGTGATCAACAAGAGCGATATGCTCGCCACCTCATTCTTGAGGGAGTAGGCCCGGAAGGACAAGAAAAGCTCCTTAACGGTAAAGTACTCGTAATCGGCGCCGGCGGTCTCGGCTCACCGGCAGCTTTTTACCTGGCAGCCGCCGGTGTTGGAACCATCGGCATCGCCGACTCGGATCGAATCGAACTCTCAAATCTTCAACGCCAGATTATCCATTCCACTGCCGGCATCGGCCGCCTCAAAGTCGAATCGGCACGTGAAGCGATGTGCGAACTGAACCCCGACGTCCAAGTCCGAACATACCCGGTGAGAGTAGACGATGCTATCCTTCCGACCATACTCGCCGACTATGACTTCGTAATCGATGCCACCGACAATTTTGCCTCAAAGTTCTTGATCAACGACGCGTGCGTCCGTGCGGGCAAATCATTTTCGCATGGGGGTATCTTGCGCTACGCAGGGCAGACCATGACAGTGCATCCCCACCGGTCGGCATGCTATCGATGCCTCTTTGAGGAAGAGCCTTCGTCGGAGATAGCAACCAGTTGTTCGCGAGCAGGTGTAATGGGAGTATTACCGGGAGTGATAGGGTCGTTGCAGGCGACGGAGGCATTGAAGCACGTGATGGGAGTAGGGGAGTTGCTGACGGGACGCATGCTGACGTACGACAGTTTAGCGCTGCGATTTCGGGAGGTAGCGGTAGGCCGGCGGAGGGGCTGCGGAGCATGTGGACAGTAG